In the genome of Pseudoglutamicibacter cumminsii, one region contains:
- a CDS encoding GntR family transcriptional regulator, whose translation MTSAHKPKRRPRTTSKSQAAYDAVRERILDRTYEPGYRLVLQTIADELKCSVVPVREAIRRLEAEGLVEFTRNKGATVAEVDTELYLNTMQTLAVLEGTATALAAEHISASDVQAARDLNEQMRALLADFDPAEFTRLNTELHALLYSDCPNTHLLDLVHRGWTRMDAIRVSSFDSIPARAHESVVEHAELIEAIAAKKPATDIEALARAHRMHTLNAYLEAMGRPPSSI comes from the coding sequence ATGACCTCCGCACATAAGCCGAAGCGCCGCCCCAGGACCACATCGAAGTCCCAGGCCGCCTACGATGCCGTGCGTGAACGCATCTTGGACCGCACGTATGAGCCGGGTTATCGCTTGGTTTTGCAGACCATCGCCGATGAGTTGAAGTGCTCCGTGGTTCCGGTGCGGGAGGCGATCCGCCGCCTGGAAGCTGAGGGGCTCGTCGAGTTCACTCGCAATAAGGGCGCTACGGTCGCTGAGGTTGATACGGAGCTGTACCTCAACACGATGCAGACGCTCGCGGTCCTGGAGGGCACCGCCACCGCGTTGGCTGCGGAGCACATTTCAGCTTCCGATGTGCAGGCCGCCCGGGACTTGAATGAACAGATGCGTGCGTTGCTAGCTGATTTTGATCCGGCCGAGTTCACGCGCCTGAACACTGAGCTGCATGCGTTGCTGTATTCGGATTGCCCGAACACTCACCTGCTGGATTTGGTGCACCGCGGTTGGACGCGGATGGATGCGATCAGGGTTTCGAGTTTCGATTCGATCCCGGCTCGCGCGCACGAATCCGTCGTTGAGCATGCGGAGCTGATCGAAGCGATCGCCGCCAAGAAGCCTGCTACCGACATCGAGGCGTTGGCCCGCGCCCACCGCATGCACACGCTCAACGCATACCTTGAGGCCATGGGGCGCCCGCCGTCGTCCATTTAA
- the hpaE gene encoding 5-carboxymethyl-2-hydroxymuconate semialdehyde dehydrogenase has product MAQQAVPENLPDQIRHYIGGKWVDSIDGDTFDVLNPVTNEAYIKASSGKVADIDAAVAAAKDAFENGPWPTMLPRQRSRILHKIADVVETRADELAAMECFDTGLPISQARGQAHRAAENFRFFADLIVAQHDDTFKVPGRQINYVNRKPIGVAGLITPWNTPFMLESWKLAPAIATGNTVVLKPAEFTPLSASLWPGIFEEAGLPAGVFNMVHGYGEEGFAGDSLVKHPDVPLISFTGESKTGQIIFGNAAPFLKGLSMELGGKSPAVVFEDADLETAIDATIFGVFSLNGERCTAGSRILVQRSIYDEFVERYAAQAKRVKVGLPSDETTEVGAIVHPEHFEKVMSYVEIGKEEARLVAGGGRPEEFSEGNFVQPTVFADVSPDARIFQEEIFGPVVAITPFDTEEEALELANNTKYGLAAYIWTNDLKRAHNFAQNVEAGMVWLNSNNVRDLRTPFGGVKASGLGHEGGYRSIDFYTDQQAVHINLGKVHNPVFGKQEN; this is encoded by the coding sequence ATGGCACAGCAAGCAGTCCCGGAGAACCTTCCAGATCAGATCCGCCACTACATCGGCGGCAAGTGGGTTGACTCTATCGACGGCGACACCTTCGACGTCCTCAACCCAGTCACCAACGAGGCCTACATCAAGGCTTCCTCCGGCAAGGTCGCAGATATCGATGCTGCGGTTGCCGCCGCGAAGGACGCTTTCGAAAACGGTCCATGGCCAACCATGCTTCCGCGCCAGCGTTCCCGCATCCTGCACAAGATCGCGGACGTCGTGGAGACCCGCGCGGACGAACTCGCAGCGATGGAGTGCTTCGACACCGGCCTGCCGATCTCCCAGGCACGCGGCCAGGCGCACCGTGCGGCTGAGAACTTCCGGTTCTTCGCTGACCTGATCGTTGCCCAACACGATGACACGTTCAAGGTTCCAGGCCGTCAGATCAACTACGTCAACCGCAAGCCAATCGGCGTTGCCGGCCTGATCACGCCGTGGAACACCCCGTTCATGCTCGAATCGTGGAAGCTCGCGCCAGCGATCGCAACCGGTAACACCGTGGTGCTCAAGCCGGCAGAGTTCACGCCGCTTTCCGCATCGCTGTGGCCAGGCATCTTCGAGGAAGCTGGCCTGCCAGCAGGCGTGTTCAACATGGTTCACGGCTACGGCGAAGAGGGCTTCGCGGGCGATTCACTCGTCAAGCACCCAGACGTTCCGCTGATCTCCTTCACCGGTGAATCCAAGACCGGCCAGATCATCTTCGGCAACGCCGCGCCGTTCCTCAAGGGCCTTTCGATGGAGCTCGGCGGCAAGTCCCCAGCCGTCGTCTTCGAGGATGCAGACCTCGAGACCGCGATCGACGCAACCATCTTCGGTGTGTTCTCCCTCAACGGCGAGCGCTGCACCGCAGGTTCCCGCATCCTGGTTCAGCGCAGCATCTACGACGAGTTCGTGGAGCGTTACGCGGCACAGGCTAAGCGCGTCAAGGTTGGCCTGCCGTCGGATGAGACCACCGAGGTCGGCGCGATTGTGCACCCTGAGCACTTCGAGAAGGTCATGTCCTACGTCGAAATCGGTAAGGAAGAAGCTCGCCTCGTAGCTGGTGGCGGCCGCCCTGAAGAGTTCTCTGAGGGCAACTTCGTTCAGCCGACCGTTTTCGCTGACGTCTCCCCTGACGCCCGCATCTTCCAGGAAGAGATCTTCGGCCCAGTCGTTGCGATCACCCCGTTCGACACCGAAGAGGAAGCGCTCGAGCTCGCGAACAACACCAAGTACGGCCTCGCCGCATACATCTGGACCAACGATCTGAAGCGTGCACACAACTTCGCTCAGAACGTTGAAGCCGGCATGGTGTGGCTGAACTCGAACAACGTTCGTGACCTGCGCACCCCATTCGGTGGCGTCAAGGCCTCCGGCCTCGGCCACGAAGGCGGCTACCGCTCGATCGACTTCTACACCGATCAGCAGGCCGTCCACATCAACCTCGGCAAGGTACACAACCCAGTTTTCGGTAAGCAGGAAAACTAA
- the hpaD gene encoding 3,4-dihydroxyphenylacetate 2,3-dioxygenase — translation MSNLVNRQKTSSGFYVGQEGPVKTDNPIPTPKAEAPDVLRCAYMEIVVTDLAKSREFYVDVLGLVVTEEDENAIYLRSMEEFIHHNLVLRKGDVAAVAAFSYRVRSPEDLDKAEAFYKELGCRVERKKDGFVKGIGDSVRVEDPLGFPYEFFYDVEHVERLAWRYDLYTPGALVRLDHFNQVTPDVPRAAKYMQDLGFRVTEDIQDDKGTVYAAWMRRKPTVHDTAMTGGDGPRMHHVAFSTHEKHNILAICDKLGALRMSDAIERGPGRHGVSNAFYLYLRDPDGHRVEIYTQDYYTGDPDNPVVTWDVHDNQRRDWWGTPVVPSWYTEASLVLDLDGNPQEVVARSDESEMKVTIGADGFSYTRSDDEDMPDWKKGEYKLGNQL, via the coding sequence ATGAGCAACCTGGTGAACCGCCAGAAGACCTCGTCCGGCTTTTACGTAGGCCAGGAAGGTCCAGTCAAGACCGACAACCCGATCCCAACCCCTAAGGCAGAAGCGCCAGATGTGCTGCGTTGCGCCTACATGGAGATTGTGGTCACTGACCTTGCCAAGTCCCGCGAATTCTATGTGGACGTCCTGGGCCTCGTGGTCACGGAAGAAGACGAGAACGCCATCTACCTGCGCTCGATGGAAGAGTTCATCCACCACAACCTGGTGCTGCGCAAGGGCGATGTCGCCGCTGTTGCCGCATTCTCCTACCGCGTGCGCTCCCCAGAAGACCTCGACAAGGCGGAGGCATTCTACAAGGAGCTCGGTTGCCGTGTTGAACGTAAGAAGGACGGCTTCGTCAAGGGCATCGGCGATTCGGTCCGCGTTGAAGACCCACTCGGCTTCCCATACGAGTTCTTCTACGACGTCGAGCACGTTGAGCGCCTCGCATGGCGCTACGACCTCTACACCCCAGGCGCGCTGGTGCGTCTGGACCACTTCAACCAGGTCACCCCGGATGTTCCACGCGCCGCGAAGTACATGCAGGACCTCGGTTTCCGCGTCACCGAAGACATTCAGGACGACAAGGGCACCGTCTACGCAGCATGGATGCGCCGCAAACCAACCGTGCACGACACCGCGATGACCGGCGGCGACGGACCACGCATGCACCACGTCGCGTTCTCGACCCACGAGAAGCACAACATCCTCGCGATCTGCGACAAGCTCGGCGCGCTGCGCATGTCTGACGCGATCGAGCGCGGCCCAGGCCGTCACGGCGTATCCAACGCGTTCTACCTGTACCTTCGTGACCCAGACGGCCACCGCGTCGAGATCTACACCCAGGACTACTACACCGGCGACCCAGACAACCCAGTTGTCACCTGGGACGTTCACGACAACCAGCGCCGCGACTGGTGGGGCACCCCAGTTGTGCCATCCTGGTACACCGAGGCGTCCCTCGTGCTCGACCTCGATGGCAACCCACAGGAAGTTGTTGCACGCTCCGACGAGTCCGAAATGAAGGTCACGATCGGCGCTGATGGCTTCTCCTACACCCGCAGCGACGACGAAGACATGCCGGACTGGAAGAAGGGCGAATACAAGCTCGGAAACCAGCTCTAA
- a CDS encoding acyl-CoA synthetase, with translation MNTGVGTYPRRRAGVRPEAIAFEFEGTTRTYGEVADRVDRLAQALVAGGASRGDRIAYVGFNHPALLETFFATTLLGGTSVLVNPRLSPAEVQFIVEDSGASVVVYGNDQVPTAERLATNLTGLRLIAVEGEDGPGERYEAVLAAGSAEPVDAEVDDDDVALIMYTSGTTGRPKGAMLTHRNLTFQYLNAFTGTDLRQDEVMLTVAPLFHIAGLNMTTIPTFMMGGRIIIQRAFRPKDVLDEISRSKVTGSFMVPAMLDFLSQDPAFAEADLSSLRSVMVGGSPLPERSIRLWQDRGVKIVQGFGMTETAPGVCLLEASDALSHAGTAGRPHFFAEVRLVDPVTGEDVENGTAGEVWVRGPQVMKGYWNREEASAAALEGGWYHTGDIAVRDDEGYFTIKDRIKDMYISGGENVYPAEVENALLSLDGVAEAAVVGVPNERWGESGLAFVVPADGASLDPEEIRGKLAELLAKYKVPGQVRLVEELPRTTTGKIRKAVLRESA, from the coding sequence ATGAACACCGGAGTAGGCACCTACCCCCGCCGCCGCGCAGGGGTCCGCCCAGAAGCCATCGCCTTCGAGTTTGAGGGCACCACCCGCACCTACGGCGAGGTCGCCGACCGCGTCGACCGGCTCGCCCAGGCCCTCGTGGCGGGCGGTGCCAGCCGCGGGGACCGGATCGCCTACGTCGGGTTCAACCATCCCGCGCTGCTGGAGACCTTCTTCGCCACCACCCTGCTCGGCGGCACCTCGGTCCTCGTGAACCCGCGGCTGTCCCCTGCGGAGGTGCAGTTCATCGTGGAGGACTCGGGCGCCTCCGTCGTCGTCTACGGCAACGACCAGGTACCCACGGCCGAGCGCCTGGCCACCAACCTCACCGGCCTGCGTCTGATCGCCGTGGAGGGTGAGGACGGCCCCGGCGAGCGCTACGAGGCGGTGCTGGCCGCCGGTTCCGCAGAGCCTGTGGACGCGGAGGTGGACGACGACGACGTCGCCCTCATCATGTACACCTCCGGCACCACGGGCCGACCTAAGGGTGCGATGCTCACCCACCGCAACCTCACCTTCCAGTACCTGAACGCCTTCACCGGCACCGATCTCCGCCAGGACGAAGTCATGCTGACCGTGGCCCCGCTGTTCCACATCGCCGGGCTGAACATGACCACGATCCCCACGTTCATGATGGGCGGACGGATCATCATCCAACGCGCTTTCCGACCGAAGGACGTGTTGGACGAGATCTCGCGCTCCAAGGTCACGGGGTCCTTCATGGTTCCCGCAATGCTCGACTTCCTTTCCCAGGACCCGGCCTTCGCCGAGGCCGACCTGAGCTCGCTGCGCTCGGTCATGGTGGGTGGGTCCCCGCTGCCGGAACGCTCCATCCGCCTGTGGCAGGACCGCGGCGTGAAGATCGTCCAGGGCTTCGGGATGACTGAGACCGCCCCCGGCGTCTGCCTCCTGGAAGCCTCCGATGCTCTGTCCCACGCCGGGACTGCAGGCCGCCCACACTTCTTCGCCGAGGTCCGCCTGGTGGACCCCGTCACCGGCGAGGACGTGGAGAACGGCACCGCTGGCGAGGTGTGGGTCCGCGGCCCGCAGGTCATGAAGGGCTACTGGAACCGTGAAGAGGCCTCCGCCGCTGCCCTGGAGGGCGGCTGGTACCACACCGGCGACATCGCTGTCCGTGACGACGAGGGCTACTTCACCATCAAGGACCGCATCAAAGACATGTACATCTCCGGCGGGGAGAACGTGTACCCCGCAGAGGTGGAGAACGCCCTGCTTTCCCTGGACGGCGTGGCCGAGGCGGCCGTCGTCGGCGTCCCGAACGAGCGATGGGGCGAGTCAGGCCTAGCCTTCGTGGTCCCTGCGGACGGCGCCTCGTTGGATCCCGAAGAGATCCGCGGCAAGCTGGCCGAGCTGCTAGCCAAGTACAAGGTGCCCGGGCAGGTGCGGCTCGTGGAAGAACTTCCACGCACCACGACCGGCAAGATCCGCAAGGCCGTGCTGCGCGAGAGCGCCTAA
- a CDS encoding MFS transporter, whose amino-acid sequence MTSITPKSRPDGTATSAGEKQDTVDALLNISPEERRRESRKVILSSYLGSTIEFYDFLLYATAAAVVFPHVFFPASDPLAGSIAAFGTFAAGYVARPLGGALFGHFGDRLGRKKMLVLSMLLMGLASTAIGLIPSAEMIGIWGVVLLVIMRIFQGIAVGGEWGGAALMALEHSETKKRGFAASFTNAGAPSGAALGTFMMGAVSALLSEEQFLSWGWRIPFLVSFLLLIVGLIIRSKVSESPVFQAAMIKAEAEDKKKPKVPLISVLRRPKALLLTMFAGAAGFALQVLLPTFAVGYSAAGGTARSDVLYAFAWASVISIFMVVGSGRLSDALGRRPVMIAGLVLYVAFLFPMFPMLRSDSWLVILAAFTIALALHGMIYGPLAAFIAEQFGTESRYTGASLGYQLATLLGAGFTPTIVASLYAGPGGGESTLPVIMFIGAIAAVSTIAILLTRESKDHDLLIHEH is encoded by the coding sequence ATGACTAGCATCACCCCTAAGAGCCGGCCCGACGGCACGGCCACATCCGCCGGAGAGAAGCAAGACACCGTAGATGCCTTGCTGAACATCTCCCCCGAGGAGCGCCGCCGAGAGTCCCGCAAGGTCATCCTCTCCAGCTACCTGGGCTCGACCATCGAGTTCTATGACTTCCTGCTATACGCCACCGCGGCCGCAGTCGTGTTCCCACACGTTTTCTTCCCGGCTTCGGACCCTCTGGCTGGATCCATCGCCGCCTTCGGCACCTTCGCGGCCGGCTACGTCGCCCGCCCGCTGGGCGGGGCGCTCTTCGGCCACTTCGGCGACCGGCTCGGCCGCAAGAAGATGCTGGTGCTCTCCATGCTCCTCATGGGCCTGGCGTCCACCGCGATCGGCCTGATCCCTTCCGCAGAGATGATCGGCATCTGGGGCGTGGTGCTCCTGGTGATCATGCGTATCTTCCAGGGCATCGCGGTCGGTGGTGAGTGGGGCGGCGCCGCTCTGATGGCTCTCGAGCACTCCGAAACGAAGAAGCGTGGATTCGCCGCATCCTTCACGAATGCCGGCGCTCCATCCGGCGCCGCGTTGGGCACCTTCATGATGGGCGCCGTCTCAGCCCTGCTCTCCGAGGAGCAGTTCCTCTCCTGGGGCTGGCGCATCCCGTTCCTCGTCTCCTTCCTGCTGCTGATCGTAGGCCTCATCATCCGCTCTAAGGTCTCTGAGTCCCCGGTCTTCCAGGCCGCCATGATCAAGGCTGAGGCTGAGGACAAGAAAAAGCCAAAGGTGCCGTTGATCTCAGTGCTTCGCCGCCCGAAGGCGCTCTTGTTGACGATGTTCGCCGGCGCCGCCGGCTTCGCCCTCCAGGTGCTGCTCCCGACATTCGCCGTCGGCTACTCCGCGGCCGGAGGAACGGCCCGTTCCGACGTCCTCTACGCCTTTGCGTGGGCCTCGGTCATCTCCATCTTCATGGTCGTCGGCTCCGGCCGGCTCTCTGACGCACTGGGCCGCCGTCCGGTGATGATCGCAGGGCTCGTGCTCTACGTCGCGTTCTTGTTCCCGATGTTCCCGATGCTTCGTTCCGACAGCTGGCTCGTCATCCTCGCAGCGTTCACCATCGCCCTCGCCTTGCACGGCATGATCTACGGGCCACTGGCGGCATTCATCGCGGAACAGTTCGGCACCGAGTCCCGCTACACCGGCGCTTCCCTGGGCTACCAGCTGGCCACCCTGCTGGGTGCCGGCTTCACCCCAACGATCGTTGCGTCGCTCTACGCCGGGCCCGGTGGCGGAGAAAGCACACTGCCGGTCATCATGTTCATCGGTGCGATCGCAGCCGTCTCCACCATCGCGATCCTCCTGACCCGGGAATCGAAGGATCATGACCTGCTGATCCACGAGCACTAA
- a CDS encoding MaoC family dehydratase: MTETTARTVVDFDAVKTMAGTELGATEWREITQDMVNTFADATDDHQWIHVDPERAKDGPFGAPIAHGFLTLSLIIPFWGELFDVSDVKTKVNYGLDKVRFTSPVKVGSRVRAVMKLADVQEVKGDGLHLVVEATFEIEGEERPAVVAVFLARFYR; encoded by the coding sequence ATGACTGAGACCACCGCACGCACCGTCGTCGACTTCGACGCCGTCAAGACCATGGCAGGCACCGAGCTGGGAGCCACCGAGTGGCGCGAGATCACCCAGGACATGGTGAACACCTTCGCTGACGCGACCGATGACCACCAGTGGATCCACGTGGATCCGGAACGCGCCAAGGACGGCCCTTTCGGCGCCCCGATCGCCCACGGCTTCCTCACCTTGTCCCTGATCATCCCGTTCTGGGGCGAGCTGTTCGACGTTTCCGACGTCAAGACCAAGGTCAACTACGGCCTGGACAAGGTCCGCTTCACCTCCCCGGTCAAGGTTGGCTCGCGCGTCCGCGCGGTCATGAAGCTCGCCGACGTCCAGGAGGTCAAGGGCGACGGCCTGCACCTCGTCGTCGAGGCCACCTTCGAGATCGAGGGTGAGGAGCGCCCGGCCGTCGTGGCCGTCTTCCTCGCCCGCTTCTACCGCTGA